Proteins from one Setaria italica strain Yugu1 chromosome V, Setaria_italica_v2.0, whole genome shotgun sequence genomic window:
- the LOC101764481 gene encoding uncharacterized protein LOC101764481 isoform X1, giving the protein MTDAILVWSGKLFTNLIINGFSWRSSTVSHDRGSDLKAHAGWSTADEQLNKQQTYKVQSFSSKQQWQTLILRFAICFQQFDSEYTGSKVLGAGSQHCHPPGIRSHETRVTGGSHKWRKKTATHLSPCASLNYLDADIWTQAEIIVKVYISLSRPTCPLILIPSGWLFIHSSLLSRSHLINPGEKQSKLERIWITEQLILSGATEQSRVARAAS; this is encoded by the exons ATGACTGATGCCATTTTAGTTTGGTCGGGCAAGCTGTTTACCAATTTGATCATCAACGGTTTCTCATGGCGATCATCAACGGTTTCTCATGACAGAG GTTCTGATTTGAAGGCACATGCAGGCTGGTCTACTGCAGATGAGCAACTGAATAAACAACAGACCTACAAG GTTCAATCGTTCAGTTCAAAGCAGCAATGGCAGACTTTGATTTTAAGGTTTGCAATTTGTTTTCAACAGTTTGATTCAGAGTACACAGGGAGCAAAGTGTTGGGAGCTGGATCACAACACTGCCATCCTCCAG GAATAAGATCGCATGAAACCAGAGTTACAGGTGGGTCGCACAAGTGGAGGAAAAAAACAGCCACGCACTTATCACCATGTGCATCTCTTAACTACCTAGATGCTGACATATGGACCCAAGCTGAGATCATCGTCAAAGTCTACATATCTCTCTCTCGTCCGACTTGTCCACTCATTCTCATCCCTTCCGGCTGGCTCTTCATTCATTCTTCACTTCTCTCTCGTTCTCATCTAATCAATCCAGGGGAGAAGCAAAGCAAACTTGAGCGGATCTGGATCACCGAGCA
- the LOC101758558 gene encoding pentatricopeptide repeat-containing protein At1g05670, mitochondrial-like yields MTEVLFLKAHTGWSTADEQLNKQQDLQNRTYKAESGEVLAGSCAGLKPNVVVYATLVDGFMREGNSDEAFKIIKDMSAAGVQPNKITYDYLIRGYVGKMEEAIEYYDQMLEKGVHPNEFTYDAFRVLSVMEKNGLVPDLHIYSSLISGLCKTADVEKAVGLLDEMGKKGVEPDGYCKAGDIHDAIGLYNEMLARGVTPDAFVYSVLTSGCSNSGDLQQALFITEEMVLRGYASISSFNALVHGFCKRGKLQETVKFLHMMMDKDIVPNMLTVENIVKGLDEAGKLSEAHTIFVELQQKKASQHDKDHLSSLFTGMNNQGLVPLDMTHNMIQSHCKGGDLDKALMLHDALVAKGAPMSCTSYLALLDGLCWKSKLTEAFNLLKEMEEMGICPSEDQCMILLNDLHSSGFIQEYNEVFDTMLCYKWLQKESKCNSVGNSQEAANAE; encoded by the exons ATGACAGAG GTTCTATTTTTGAAGGCACATACAGGCTGGTCTACTGCAGATGAGCAACTGAATAAACAACAGGACCTACAAAACAGGACCTACAAG GCCGAGTCAGGTGAAGTGCTTGCTGGATCTTGTGCTGGGTTAAAACCTAATGTTGTTGTTTATGCAACTCTGGTTGATGGGTTCATGAGGGAGGGCAATTCGGACGAGGCGTTTAAGATAATCAAGGACATGTCTGCTGCTGGTGTGCAGCCGAACAAGATCACCTATGACTATCTCATCCGGGGCTAT GTGGGAAAGATGGAGGAAGCCATAGAGTACTATGATCAGATGCTGGAGAAAGGAGTGCACCCTAATGAGTTCACATATGATG CTTTTAGGGTTCTCTCAGTGATGGAGAAGAATGGGTTAGTTCCTGATTTGCATATATACAGTTCGTTGATATCTGGTCTTTGCAAGACAGCTGATGTGGAGAAAGCTGttggccttcttgatgagatgggTAAAAAAGGAGTGGAGCCTG ATGGATACTGCAAAGCTGGTGATATCCATGATGCTATTGGTCTTTATAACGAAATGCTAGCAAGAGGGGTAACCCCAGATGCTTTTGTCTATAGTGTGCTTACCTCTGGCTGCTCAAATTCCGGGGACCTTCAACAGGCTCTGTTTATAACTGAAGAGATGGTTCTTAGGGGATACGCAAGTATTTCTTCTTTCAACGCCTTGGTCCATGGCTTCTGCAAACGTGGAAAATTGCAGGAAACTGTGAAGTTTCTCCACATGATGATGGACAAAGACATAGTGCCTAACATGCTGACTGTTGAAAATATCGTAAAAGGACTTGATGAGGCTGGGAAACTCAGTGAAGCACACACAATTTTTGTTGAGCTGCAACAGAAGAAAGCTTCGCAACATGATAAAGATCACTTGTCCTCATTGTTTACAGGCATGAACAATCAAGGACTAGTTCCTCTAGATATGACACATAACATGATCCAGTCTCATTGTAAAGGAGGAGATTTGGATAAGGCTTTGATGCTACATGATGCTCTTGTGGCAAAAGGTGCTCCCATGAGCTGCACATCTTATCTTGCTTTATTGGATGGCCTTTGCTGGAAGAGCAAACTGACCGAAGCTTTTAATTTGCTAAAAGAAATGGAAGAGATGGGTATTTGTCCTTCCGAGGATCAGTGCATGATACTGTTAAATGACCTTCACTCGTCAGGATTCATCCAGGAATACAATGAAGTATTTGATACTATGTTGTGTTACAAGTGGttacaaaaggaaagcaaatgTAATTCGGTTGGTAATAGTCAGGAAGCTGCGAATGCAGAATAA
- the LOC101763805 gene encoding uncharacterized protein LOC101763805 isoform X1, with product MQRQTMDASAPEIEGWTCQKGDCVQDGRRSESEPILPEDILCQIHTLMPMRDAALASGVSWGFLRSWGCYPYLVFDIKTLGINEDARNMDEITSDFISRVDHIVTKHTGIGVKTFKLQTYPCDNVHPSYVDRWLNVAITPGIEEFELQMPWRNKIEYNFPCSLLSTERGRLMRSLFLDHCAFHPGVEVGCLSSLTSVHLSSVHITGEELCSFLSKSLALKQLDIYKCSDIVCLKIPYVLVQLTFLQVQGCVMLEMIESNAPNLSQFKYIGHPIHMSLGNALQLSHMQMMSTSESNMLYCTGTKLPSIAPNLQTLCLTSRDEKVNTPMLVGKFFYLKHLEVALIEPSLSPDYDFCSLVSFLSGSPALDTFILRVELPTIRHDSVLEYSDYNSYSRHLLQHSHENLKNVMITGFCSAKSMVEFTNLIIELAPILECLTLDTSRGHERKIHKSTMCLHMFEEDLVEAQRARLAIERHVVGNVPSTVSLKLIEPCSKCLS from the exons ATGCAACGCCAGACAATGG ATGCCTCAGCACCAGAAATAGAAGGCTGGACTTGTCAAAAAGGAGATTGTGTTCAAGATGGCAGAAGGAGCGAATCAGAGCCGATACTCCCAGAG GATATACTTTGTCAGATACACACTCTCATGCCAATGAGAGATGCTGCCCTTGCTTCTGGTGTGTCTTGGGGATTCCTCCGTTCTTGGGGATGCTATCCTTATCTCGTATTTGATATTAAAACACTTGGCATAAATGAAGATGCACGTAACATGGATGAAATAACAAGTGATTTTATTAGTAGAGTTGATCACATTGTGACGAAACACACTGGCATCGGTGTGAAAACATTTAAGCTTCAGACCTACCCTTGTGACAATGTGCATCCGAGTTATGTTGACCGCTGGCTTAATGTTGCTATTACACCCGGGATTGAAGAATTTGAATTACAAATGCCTTGGCGCAACAAGATTGAGTACAACTTCCCATGTTCACTGTTATCCACTGAGAGGGGAAGGTTAATGCGGTCCCTTTTCCTTGATCATTGTGCTTTCCATCCTGGAGTTGAAGTTGGTTGCTTAAGTAGCTTGACAAGTGTGCATCTAAGTTCAGTCCACATTACCGGGGAGGAGCTATGTAGCTTTCTGTCCAAATCTTTGGCATTGAAGCAATTGGACATTTATAAATGCAGTGATATAGTTTGTTTGAAGATACCTTATGTGCTGGTGCAGCTTACTTTCCTACAGGTGCAAGGTTGTGTGATGCTTGAGATGATTGAAAGCAATGCTCCAAATCTATCTCAGTTCAAGTATATAGGCCACCCAATACACATGTCACTTGGAAATGCATTGCAACTGAGCCATATGCAAATGATGAGTACTAGTGAGTCTAACATGCTGTATTGCACCGGAACCAAGCTTCCATCCATTGCACCAAATCTGCAAACTCTTTGTCTGACATCCCGTGATGAG AAAGTCAACACACCAATGTTGGTTGGGAAGTTCTTTTACCTCAAGCACCTAGAGGTTGCGCTTATTGAACCAAGCCTTTCCCCAGACTACGATTTTTGTTCTCTAGTCTCTTTTCTGAGTGGTTCACCTGCCTTGGATACTTTTATCTTGCGT GTAGAGCTACCAACCATCAGGCACGATTCAGTTCTTGAATATTCTGATTATAACTCATACTCAAGGCACCTTTTGCAACACAGCCATGAGAACCTAAAAAATGTCATGATCACTGGCTTTTGTTCTGCAAAGAGCATGGTTGAGTTTACAAATCTTATTATTGAGCTTGCACCAATACTGGAGTGCCTCACATTAGACACTAGCCGTGGCCATGAAAGAAAGATACACAAGTCGACAATGTGTCTCCATATGTTTGAGGAGGATCTCGTGGAAGCCCAAAGAGCTCGTTTGGCTATTGAGCGGCATGTGGTGGGGAATGTACCATCAACTGTTAGCCTGAAACTCATTGAACCCTGCAGCAAGTGTCTATCCTAA
- the LOC101763805 gene encoding uncharacterized protein LOC101763805 isoform X2, producing MQRQTMDASAPEIEGWTCQKGDCVQDGRRSESEPILPEDILCQIHTLMPMRDAALASGVSWGFLRSWGCYPYLVFDIKTLGINEDARNMDEITSDFISRVDHIVTKHTGIGVKTFKLQTYPCDNVHPSYVDRWLNVAITPGIEEFELQMPWRNKIEYNFPCSLLSTERGRLMRSLFLDHCAFHPGVEVGCLSSLTSVHLSSVHITGEELCSFLSKSLALKQLDIYKCSDIVCLKIPYVLVQLTFLQVQGCVMLEMIESNAPNLSQFKYIGHPIHMSLGNALQLSHMQMMSTSESNMLYCTGTKLPSIAPNLQTLCLTSRDEKVNTPMLVGKFFYLKHLEVALIEPSLSPDYDFCSLVSFLSGSPALDTFILRGRRNDDGQGEIDTM from the exons ATGCAACGCCAGACAATGG ATGCCTCAGCACCAGAAATAGAAGGCTGGACTTGTCAAAAAGGAGATTGTGTTCAAGATGGCAGAAGGAGCGAATCAGAGCCGATACTCCCAGAG GATATACTTTGTCAGATACACACTCTCATGCCAATGAGAGATGCTGCCCTTGCTTCTGGTGTGTCTTGGGGATTCCTCCGTTCTTGGGGATGCTATCCTTATCTCGTATTTGATATTAAAACACTTGGCATAAATGAAGATGCACGTAACATGGATGAAATAACAAGTGATTTTATTAGTAGAGTTGATCACATTGTGACGAAACACACTGGCATCGGTGTGAAAACATTTAAGCTTCAGACCTACCCTTGTGACAATGTGCATCCGAGTTATGTTGACCGCTGGCTTAATGTTGCTATTACACCCGGGATTGAAGAATTTGAATTACAAATGCCTTGGCGCAACAAGATTGAGTACAACTTCCCATGTTCACTGTTATCCACTGAGAGGGGAAGGTTAATGCGGTCCCTTTTCCTTGATCATTGTGCTTTCCATCCTGGAGTTGAAGTTGGTTGCTTAAGTAGCTTGACAAGTGTGCATCTAAGTTCAGTCCACATTACCGGGGAGGAGCTATGTAGCTTTCTGTCCAAATCTTTGGCATTGAAGCAATTGGACATTTATAAATGCAGTGATATAGTTTGTTTGAAGATACCTTATGTGCTGGTGCAGCTTACTTTCCTACAGGTGCAAGGTTGTGTGATGCTTGAGATGATTGAAAGCAATGCTCCAAATCTATCTCAGTTCAAGTATATAGGCCACCCAATACACATGTCACTTGGAAATGCATTGCAACTGAGCCATATGCAAATGATGAGTACTAGTGAGTCTAACATGCTGTATTGCACCGGAACCAAGCTTCCATCCATTGCACCAAATCTGCAAACTCTTTGTCTGACATCCCGTGATGAG AAAGTCAACACACCAATGTTGGTTGGGAAGTTCTTTTACCTCAAGCACCTAGAGGTTGCGCTTATTGAACCAAGCCTTTCCCCAGACTACGATTTTTGTTCTCTAGTCTCTTTTCTGAGTGGTTCACCTGCCTTGGATACTTTTATCTTGCGT GGGCGTCGGAATGATGACGGGCAGGGTGAGATCGACACCATGTAA